A window of the Streptomyces finlayi genome harbors these coding sequences:
- a CDS encoding zinc ribbon domain-containing protein, with the protein MALEDLTGIRDRARLRKDQRTQLHSWSFHQLGSFLEYKARRAGVPLVYVDPAYTSRQCSACGHIDRKNRVGQATFA; encoded by the coding sequence ATCGCCCTGGAAGACCTCACGGGCATCCGCGACCGGGCACGGCTCCGCAAGGACCAGCGGACACAACTGCATTCGTGGAGCTTCCACCAGCTCGGCTCCTTCCTTGAGTACAAGGCGCGCCGGGCCGGGGTGCCTCTGGTGTACGTCGATCCGGCGTACACCAGCCGGCAATGCTCCGCATGCGGACACATCGACCGGAAGAACCGAGTCGGTCAGGCAACGTTCGCGTGA
- a CDS encoding putative protein N(5)-glutamine methyltransferase, whose amino-acid sequence MSVSASPLSLSSVVTTLRAAGCVFAEDEAALLLATAGTPAELAAMVERRVAGLPLEHVLGWAEFCGLRVHVGPGVFVPRRRTEFLVQQAVGLTPIPSVVVDLCCGSGALGAALAAALEGVELHATDVEPAAVRYARRNVGGLGKVYEGDLFAPLPDSLRGRVDVLLANVPYVPTGDVELLPAEARIHEPRVALDGGGDGLDVMRRVAAEAPRWLAPGGSLLVETSERQAARAEEAVGSGGLIPRVMTSDELYATVVIGTRPVD is encoded by the coding sequence ATGTCGGTATCCGCGTCACCGCTTTCCCTCTCTTCGGTCGTCACCACCCTCCGCGCCGCAGGCTGTGTCTTCGCCGAGGACGAGGCCGCACTCCTCCTCGCCACCGCCGGAACCCCGGCCGAACTGGCTGCCATGGTGGAGCGCCGCGTCGCCGGCCTTCCCCTCGAACACGTCCTGGGCTGGGCCGAGTTCTGCGGGCTGCGCGTCCACGTCGGCCCCGGTGTCTTCGTCCCCCGCCGCCGCACCGAGTTCCTCGTCCAGCAGGCCGTGGGACTCACCCCGATCCCGTCCGTCGTCGTCGACCTCTGCTGCGGATCGGGAGCGCTCGGAGCGGCTCTGGCAGCGGCACTGGAGGGCGTCGAACTGCACGCCACCGACGTCGAACCGGCGGCCGTACGGTACGCCCGGCGCAATGTCGGCGGCCTCGGAAAGGTCTACGAGGGCGACCTCTTCGCGCCCCTGCCGGACTCCCTGCGCGGACGCGTCGACGTCCTGCTCGCGAACGTGCCGTACGTACCGACCGGCGATGTCGAACTGCTGCCCGCCGAAGCACGCATCCACGAACCGCGCGTCGCCCTCGACGGCGGCGGTGACGGACTCGACGTGATGCGCCGCGTGGCCGCCGAGGCACCGCGGTGGCTGGCGCCGGGCGGCAGCCTGCTCGTGGAGACGAGCGAGCGGCAGGCGGCGCGGGCGGAGGAGGCGGTGGGCAGCGGCGGGCTCATCCCGCGCGTGATGACCTCGGACGAGCTGTACGCCACCGTCGTCATCGGCACCAGGCCGGTGGACTAG
- a CDS encoding MFS transporter, whose product MSTTEPRSTIAMLPIISGLSLAFTITAVDPLVLSLNMPQVSRALQVPPDIVGFLGGAATLVVAAAVLAVGSLGDAFGLKRMLMLGLVGDILVNLLSALSPGYTYLLVMRLLDGLALAAVLGVSLALLKVSVPAERRPAAIGIFMAIEMLLCGVTPALGGWVVDTVGWRWLFLLAPLLSLIALGLTARYVAEPPTLQRRRVDIVGVSLVGLTLLTLVHGIAEAQNGISQLQAWLPLVISSVAGVLFVLRERRTPDPVLDLSLFRSSPFTVAALASLTLNFIVAGFSFALGQFGSVIMSLPQSTIGLLYLPGTLAISGAVILAGSLIGKYTPRPVLITGLLVLVAGGLLMAATAKPTMPLWILVLATWLTNLGSLVASAAVAETILSHAPPGKSGAVASVQPAFGMTGYALGPAVYLLLLNFFFQRQWLNDAEERGVSATEADQAVDATRSAMAHSPGTTGYDPGLLRQSGLDLGLDFTNGLRLTMLVVSLLPLALAVAAYLLIPRRPRPTR is encoded by the coding sequence GTGTCGACTACGGAGCCGCGATCCACCATCGCGATGCTCCCGATCATCTCGGGACTCTCCCTGGCTTTCACGATCACGGCCGTCGACCCGCTGGTCCTCAGCCTGAACATGCCGCAGGTCAGTCGGGCGCTCCAAGTGCCGCCCGACATCGTCGGGTTCCTGGGAGGCGCGGCTACGCTGGTCGTGGCCGCCGCCGTGCTCGCCGTGGGCAGTCTCGGCGACGCCTTCGGGCTCAAGCGGATGCTGATGCTGGGGCTGGTCGGTGACATCCTCGTCAACCTGCTGTCGGCGCTCTCCCCCGGCTACACGTACCTGCTGGTGATGCGCCTCCTCGACGGCCTGGCCCTGGCCGCGGTCCTGGGAGTGTCACTGGCCCTGCTCAAGGTGTCGGTGCCGGCGGAGAGGCGGCCGGCAGCCATCGGCATCTTCATGGCCATCGAGATGCTGCTGTGCGGGGTCACCCCCGCGCTCGGGGGCTGGGTGGTGGACACCGTTGGCTGGCGGTGGCTCTTCCTGCTCGCACCACTGCTGTCGCTGATCGCACTCGGGCTGACGGCCCGGTACGTCGCCGAGCCCCCCACCCTGCAGCGCCGACGAGTCGACATCGTCGGCGTCAGCCTCGTCGGCCTTACCCTGCTGACCCTCGTGCACGGCATCGCCGAGGCGCAGAACGGGATCTCCCAGCTCCAGGCATGGCTGCCGCTGGTGATCAGTTCGGTCGCCGGCGTGCTGTTCGTGCTCCGTGAGCGCCGGACACCGGATCCGGTCCTCGACCTGTCGCTGTTCCGCAGCAGCCCGTTCACCGTGGCGGCGCTGGCCAGCCTGACGCTGAACTTCATCGTCGCGGGCTTCAGTTTCGCACTGGGGCAGTTCGGCAGTGTGATCATGTCGCTGCCACAGAGCACGATCGGCCTGCTGTATCTGCCAGGCACACTGGCGATTTCCGGCGCCGTCATCCTCGCCGGAAGCCTGATCGGGAAGTACACACCCCGGCCCGTGCTCATCACCGGCCTGCTGGTGCTGGTTGCGGGCGGGCTGCTGATGGCGGCCACCGCCAAGCCGACGATGCCACTGTGGATTCTCGTACTGGCCACCTGGCTCACCAACCTCGGATCGCTGGTGGCCTCCGCCGCGGTGGCCGAGACCATCCTCTCGCACGCCCCGCCCGGGAAGTCCGGCGCCGTGGCCTCCGTCCAGCCGGCGTTCGGAATGACCGGCTACGCACTCGGCCCCGCCGTCTACCTCCTGCTTCTCAACTTCTTCTTCCAACGGCAGTGGCTCAACGACGCCGAGGAGCGTGGAGTGTCGGCGACCGAGGCCGATCAGGCCGTGGACGCCACCCGAAGCGCGATGGCGCACAGTCCGGGCACCACCGGATACGACCCGGGCCTGCTCCGGCAGTCCGGACTGGACCTCGGGCTGGACTTCACCAACGGTCTGAGGCTCACCATGCTGGTCGTGAGCCTCCTGCCCCTCGCCCTGGCTGTGGCGGCGTACCTGCTCATTCCCCGCCGGCCGCGGCCCACGCGGTAG